In the Natronolimnobius baerhuensis genome, one interval contains:
- a CDS encoding mechanosensitive ion channel family protein, translating into MQPLLIDGIRMAVTDNIVGFVEFLPTLIGAAVLVYIGLYLGRKLEPMVTDAGRRVELDEKVRETPFDALFPDGDDGVSRVFGVLIKFYVAAIALVVAIEWLLIQIATTNWYLTDYLQELLGYVPPFVIGGAVLFVGFYVANWATDEVRDSVLADRFDISPLAAGTTKAFLYFVVLVIGLDTMGVDVTILHTFAQAFAYAAGLALALAVGIAFGWGGKDYVAENIDSWFQPSENAADDATATVSDD; encoded by the coding sequence ATGCAACCACTGCTTATCGACGGCATTCGAATGGCAGTTACGGATAACATCGTCGGATTCGTCGAATTCCTGCCGACACTGATCGGCGCTGCGGTACTCGTCTACATCGGACTCTATCTCGGAAGGAAACTCGAGCCGATGGTCACCGACGCCGGCCGTCGTGTCGAACTCGACGAAAAAGTCCGTGAGACTCCCTTCGACGCGCTGTTTCCGGACGGCGACGACGGCGTCTCGAGGGTGTTTGGAGTCCTCATCAAGTTCTACGTGGCAGCGATCGCACTGGTTGTTGCGATCGAGTGGCTCCTCATTCAGATTGCGACGACGAACTGGTATCTGACCGACTACCTCCAGGAACTGCTGGGCTACGTCCCGCCGTTCGTTATCGGCGGCGCAGTTCTGTTCGTGGGCTTTTACGTGGCCAACTGGGCAACCGACGAAGTTCGCGACTCCGTACTCGCCGACCGGTTCGATATCTCGCCGCTCGCGGCCGGGACGACCAAGGCGTTTCTGTACTTCGTCGTTCTCGTCATCGGTCTCGACACGATGGGCGTCGACGTGACCATCCTCCACACGTTCGCGCAGGCGTTCGCGTACGCCGCCGGCCTCGCGCTCGCGCTGGCTGTCGGCATCGCGTTCGGCTGGGGCGGAAAAGACTACGTCGCAGAGAATATCGATAGCTGGTTCCAGCCGTCCGAAAACGCGGCCGACGATGCGACAGCAACCGTGAGCGACGACTGA
- a CDS encoding MBL fold metallo-hydrolase encodes MEVHHVTEDAETFTCNAFLVVGEETTLVDAGSWDGVVDAIATHTDDLDTVVLTHQHGDHVEQLEAVVDAFDPEVYAHSHHELRDYALDDGDTVHISGKEFEVVYTPGHADDHVSFVSESTLFSGDVVVHDDGAFEYGSFGRTDMPGQSRERLIESIEDLLERMPADVKHMYAGHGGIFHGDVRDVVETALERAEKREPKYPEE; translated from the coding sequence ATGGAAGTCCATCACGTCACAGAGGATGCAGAGACGTTCACCTGCAACGCGTTTCTGGTGGTCGGCGAGGAGACAACGCTGGTCGATGCCGGCTCGTGGGACGGCGTCGTCGACGCCATTGCCACCCACACCGACGACCTCGATACCGTCGTCCTGACCCACCAACACGGCGACCACGTCGAGCAACTCGAGGCCGTCGTCGATGCCTTCGATCCCGAGGTGTACGCCCATAGCCATCACGAACTGCGTGATTACGCACTCGATGATGGCGATACCGTCCACATTAGCGGCAAGGAGTTCGAGGTGGTCTACACGCCTGGCCACGCTGATGACCACGTTTCGTTCGTCTCCGAGTCAACGCTGTTCTCCGGCGATGTCGTCGTCCACGACGACGGCGCGTTCGAGTACGGCAGTTTCGGCCGCACCGACATGCCGGGCCAGTCACGCGAGCGACTCATCGAGAGCATCGAGGATTTACTCGAGCGCATGCCTGCGGACGTCAAGCACATGTACGCCGGTCACGGCGGCATCTTCCACGGCGACGTGCGCGATGTCGTCGAGACGGCACTCGAGCGTGCAGAAAAACGAGAGCCGAAGTATCCTGAGGAGTGA
- a CDS encoding DUF5786 family protein: MGFGSYDESEQQDVDADFDDDDAVQSSETDHDGTIEFENGASSDELLDRLKDIKDGDE, translated from the coding sequence ATGGGATTCGGGAGCTACGACGAATCCGAGCAACAAGACGTCGATGCTGACTTTGATGACGATGATGCAGTCCAGTCCTCGGAAACCGATCACGACGGAACGATAGAATTCGAAAATGGGGCCTCGAGCGATGAACTGCTCGACCGACTCAAAGACATAAAAGACGGCGACGAGTAA
- a CDS encoding endonuclease dU: MKAGVRALGIAESYHGDDETGSESTLAAAVVRADQVVDGLAYTSCTVGGTDATAAVCELVADLGRPDVRYVLLGAVAPAWYNVLNLSEIARTADRPVIAVTFEDSDGLEAGIRGAFSDGERDQRLETYRSLPERQAVSVNDETVYVRCVGLERNVAAEVVRGFTPEGGRPEPIRVARLAARAGDTYARSQTADSESERRKT, encoded by the coding sequence ATGAAAGCCGGGGTGCGGGCGCTGGGCATCGCCGAATCGTACCACGGCGACGACGAGACCGGTTCGGAGAGCACACTCGCGGCTGCTGTCGTGCGTGCCGATCAGGTGGTCGACGGACTCGCATACACGTCGTGTACTGTCGGCGGCACGGACGCGACGGCCGCCGTCTGTGAACTCGTTGCTGATCTCGGTCGCCCGGACGTTCGGTACGTCTTGCTCGGCGCTGTCGCCCCCGCGTGGTACAACGTTCTCAATCTCTCAGAGATTGCACGCACAGCTGACCGGCCGGTGATCGCCGTTACGTTCGAAGACAGCGACGGCCTCGAGGCCGGCATTCGCGGTGCGTTTTCGGATGGCGAACGCGACCAGCGCCTCGAGACGTATCGCTCGCTCCCAGAGCGCCAGGCGGTGTCTGTCAACGACGAGACGGTCTACGTCAGGTGTGTTGGCCTCGAGCGCAATGTGGCAGCCGAGGTCGTTCGCGGATTTACGCCCGAAGGCGGCCGACCGGAACCGATTCGGGTCGCACGGCTCGCGGCTCGAGCGGGCGATACCTACGCGCGGTCGCAGACAGCGGATTCGGAATCGGAAAGGCGAAAGACGTAG
- a CDS encoding uracil-DNA glycosylase, with protein MGEMEECSVTECTRCPELVDSRSQIVNGTGPEDADVLFVGEGPGAQEDTEGEPFVGRSGSVLDDQLRTVGLDRESVRITNCVRCRPPENRDPTTEELSNCRGYLETEIDRVDPDVIITLGKVPSEHLLERSVAVTKEAGTVEEVRIQGTPRRLLICVHPAAMLYDRSQEDTFNETIAHAAELAGVEGSEGGSGQTHLDNF; from the coding sequence ATGGGCGAGATGGAAGAGTGTTCCGTGACCGAGTGTACGCGCTGTCCCGAACTGGTCGACTCTCGCAGTCAGATCGTCAACGGCACCGGACCCGAAGACGCCGACGTACTGTTCGTCGGCGAAGGGCCGGGTGCACAGGAAGATACGGAGGGCGAGCCGTTCGTCGGCCGCAGCGGCTCCGTGTTAGACGATCAACTTCGGACTGTCGGACTCGACCGCGAGTCAGTTCGGATCACCAACTGCGTACGCTGTCGACCGCCGGAGAACCGCGATCCAACTACCGAGGAACTCAGCAACTGCCGTGGCTACCTCGAGACCGAAATCGACCGCGTCGATCCGGACGTGATTATCACGCTCGGGAAGGTGCCGAGTGAACACCTCCTCGAGCGCTCGGTTGCGGTGACCAAGGAAGCAGGCACCGTCGAGGAGGTGCGGATTCAGGGGACGCCACGGCGACTCCTGATTTGTGTCCACCCCGCGGCGATGCTGTATGACCGCAGTCAGGAAGACACGTTCAACGAGACGATTGCACATGCAGCGGAACTCGCTGGCGTTGAGGGCAGCGAGGGCGGAAGCGGCCAGACGCACCTCGACAACTTCTGA
- the hisH gene encoding imidazole glycerol phosphate synthase subunit HisH, whose product MSTVSSATEQSLASVVVVDYGLGNLRSVTRGLERAGADVEITDDPDAFAAADGIVLPGVGAFREGVENADPLREELLEIAASDTPLFGICLGMQMLLTTSEEGETDGDAAVQGLDLIPGTNVRFDEGQKVPHMGWNELEVEREHPLVEGVDNVASETQPADGSVDGEYAYFVHSYYAVPDDENAAVATTEYGLEFPSIIANEDGTVFGTQFHPEKSGETGLQILRNFVEICSQE is encoded by the coding sequence ATGAGCACTGTTTCGTCTGCAACCGAGCAATCGCTTGCATCCGTCGTCGTCGTCGACTACGGCCTGGGGAACCTCCGCAGCGTGACTCGCGGCTTAGAGCGCGCTGGTGCCGATGTCGAGATCACCGACGACCCCGACGCGTTCGCCGCTGCCGATGGGATTGTCCTCCCCGGTGTCGGCGCGTTTCGCGAAGGTGTCGAGAACGCTGATCCGCTCCGCGAGGAACTCCTCGAGATTGCAGCAAGCGACACGCCGCTGTTCGGGATCTGTCTCGGGATGCAGATGCTGTTGACGACCAGTGAGGAAGGCGAAACTGATGGCGACGCCGCTGTCCAGGGCCTGGACCTGATTCCGGGAACCAACGTTCGATTCGACGAGGGTCAGAAGGTCCCACACATGGGCTGGAACGAACTCGAGGTCGAGCGCGAGCACCCGTTGGTCGAGGGCGTCGACAACGTTGCGTCGGAGACGCAACCAGCAGACGGATCCGTCGACGGCGAGTACGCCTACTTCGTCCACTCCTACTACGCTGTCCCGGACGACGAGAACGCAGCCGTCGCGACCACGGAGTACGGCCTCGAGTTCCCGTCGATCATCGCCAACGAGGATGGCACCGTCTTCGGCACGCAGTTTCACCCCGAAAAGAGCGGAGAAACTGGGTTGCAGATCCTACGGAACTTCGTTGAGATTTGCAGTCAGGAGTGA
- a CDS encoding Cdc6/Cdc18 family protein, producing the protein MSDSMDYFGTENEIFRNKELLQVSHLPDGDRIIGREDELTNLANAIKPATRGNTPNNVLVYGKTGTGKSLCSKFITNQAIDRAKQNDISIGVAYVDCLQESTETQAVQSAGHRLNDKAETDISIPHSGLSTAEYYRRLWQIIDTRYDVALIILDEVDKIEDDDILMQLSRAVESGKLTSSTVGVIGISNKVRYKDSLDERIKSSLCEREYVFSPYDATQIREILRSRSDAFHEGVLEDGVVPRVAALAAREHGDARKAIDILRFAGEIAEENDRERVTESCVDQAHEREETSRLAELISKSPSHAKLVLEAMALLTQQKEGTDVPVRTNEAYELYKRLCDRDQSDHLKLRRVRDILSELEFLSIIEQERKWAGKGKGNYMENRLIDDPEVIIAACNESD; encoded by the coding sequence ATGTCGGATTCGATGGACTATTTCGGAACGGAGAACGAAATCTTCCGGAACAAGGAGCTGCTGCAGGTCTCACACCTCCCCGACGGTGATCGAATCATCGGTCGTGAGGACGAACTAACGAATCTCGCGAACGCGATCAAGCCCGCGACGCGTGGGAATACGCCAAACAACGTCCTCGTCTACGGAAAGACGGGCACTGGCAAATCGCTGTGCTCGAAGTTTATCACGAATCAGGCAATCGACCGCGCCAAGCAAAATGATATCTCGATTGGCGTCGCCTACGTCGACTGTCTGCAGGAATCAACCGAAACGCAGGCCGTCCAGTCGGCTGGCCATCGGCTCAACGACAAAGCCGAGACGGACATTTCGATCCCTCACTCGGGGCTGAGCACAGCCGAGTACTACCGTCGGCTCTGGCAGATCATCGACACGCGCTACGACGTCGCCTTGATCATCCTCGACGAAGTCGACAAGATCGAAGACGACGATATCCTGATGCAACTCTCGAGAGCCGTCGAATCCGGGAAACTCACCTCGAGTACGGTTGGCGTCATCGGCATTTCGAACAAGGTCCGGTACAAGGATTCACTCGACGAACGCATCAAGTCGAGTCTGTGTGAACGCGAGTACGTCTTCTCGCCCTACGATGCGACCCAGATCCGCGAGATTCTCCGCTCGCGCTCCGACGCATTCCACGAGGGCGTCCTCGAGGACGGCGTCGTTCCCCGCGTCGCCGCCCTCGCGGCCCGCGAACACGGCGACGCGCGCAAGGCAATCGACATTCTCCGCTTTGCGGGCGAGATCGCCGAGGAGAACGACCGCGAGCGCGTGACCGAGTCGTGCGTCGATCAGGCCCACGAACGCGAGGAGACGAGCCGGCTGGCCGAACTCATCTCCAAGAGTCCGAGTCACGCGAAACTCGTCCTCGAGGCCATGGCGTTGCTCACCCAGCAGAAAGAGGGGACTGACGTGCCGGTGCGGACGAACGAGGCCTACGAACTCTACAAGCGCCTCTGTGATCGCGATCAGTCTGACCACCTGAAGCTCCGTCGGGTTCGGGATATCCTCTCGGAACTCGAGTTTCTCTCGATCATCGAACAGGAGCGCAAGTGGGCGGGGAAGGGAAAGGGTAACTACATGGAGAATCGGCTGATTGACGATCCCGAAGTGATTATCGCCGCGTGTAACGAGTCGGACTGA
- a CDS encoding tRNA (guanine(26)-N(2))-dimethyltransferase, with the protein MRVTEGGLELEVPGEQTEGIEESVFYNPRQELNRDLTIATLRAFREREERAESYLDAMTASGIRGARAAADDWDVTCCDLDSEAVDLAQENLERVGLAEETRVEHRNVNALMHDEAFDVIDLDPYGSPMPFADAAFARCRDLVCVTATDTAPLCGAHFNSGIRSYSAVPQNTDYHAEMGVRTLLSALARSAARFDVGVEPILTHASSHYVRTYLELDRKASAADATLKHLGYISHCEDCLYREAEYGMIADPLESCPHCGGERILVAGPVWLDAYCDSEFVAEVRETLPDSFGTAEKGRELCRTLEDELDEPTHYDQHKLCRTWGLPANAMDDFLADLRAAGYEASSAHYGGTTFKTDASVGEIRTATEDGLV; encoded by the coding sequence ATGCGCGTCACCGAGGGTGGACTTGAACTCGAGGTCCCCGGCGAACAGACCGAGGGCATCGAGGAGTCGGTCTTTTATAATCCGCGCCAGGAGTTGAATCGGGATCTGACGATTGCGACGCTGCGAGCCTTCCGCGAGCGCGAAGAGCGCGCCGAGAGCTATCTCGATGCGATGACCGCAAGCGGCATCCGCGGCGCTCGAGCAGCCGCTGACGACTGGGACGTGACCTGCTGTGACTTAGACTCCGAGGCAGTCGATCTGGCTCAAGAAAACCTCGAGCGCGTCGGCCTTGCCGAGGAGACGCGAGTCGAACACCGGAACGTCAACGCGCTCATGCACGACGAGGCGTTCGACGTGATCGACCTCGACCCCTACGGCTCGCCGATGCCCTTTGCCGACGCGGCTTTTGCACGCTGTCGGGATCTGGTCTGTGTAACCGCGACCGACACCGCGCCGCTGTGTGGCGCACACTTCAACAGCGGCATTCGATCCTACAGCGCCGTCCCACAGAATACGGACTACCACGCCGAAATGGGTGTTCGAACCCTACTGTCGGCACTCGCGCGCAGCGCAGCGCGCTTCGATGTCGGGGTCGAACCAATTCTCACCCACGCCAGCAGCCACTACGTCCGCACCTATCTCGAGCTCGACCGGAAAGCCAGCGCGGCCGACGCCACCCTCAAGCACCTCGGCTACATCTCTCACTGCGAGGATTGCCTGTATCGCGAGGCCGAGTACGGCATGATCGCGGACCCACTCGAGTCCTGTCCCCACTGCGGCGGCGAGCGCATCCTCGTGGCTGGCCCGGTCTGGCTGGATGCCTACTGCGACTCCGAGTTCGTCGCCGAGGTCCGCGAGACGCTTCCGGATTCGTTTGGCACTGCTGAGAAGGGCCGAGAGCTCTGTCGAACGCTCGAGGACGAACTCGACGAGCCGACGCACTACGATCAGCATAAACTGTGTCGCACCTGGGGGCTACCGGCGAACGCGATGGACGACTTTCTCGCAGATTTGCGAGCAGCGGGCTATGAAGCCTCGAGCGCCCACTATGGCGGAACGACGTTCAAGACGGACGCGAGCGTCGGCGAGATTCGAACGGCGACCGAAGATGGACTTGTCTAA
- a CDS encoding YihY/virulence factor BrkB family protein, whose product MIDRSSALEYSRRALDIARTEQLTLLSAGVAFYGFLSLVPLMLLALGIAASIGGETLAARLTAAAGDVLTPTAQQLLAETVLDEGGRQSATIVGAFGLIWGSSRVFRGLDRAFSKVYGTAATKSLLDTVWDAMIVFLVISGGLALVGILEIVLRFVPIIDLGPVGPVLVLLGLVVTFLPLYVVFPNANVGIREALPGTVLAAVGWFVLSRAFTVYASLASEQVIYGALGAVFLVLIWLYLGAIILVFGAVCNAVLADRELDRQLQSPRARQDEVEAMTDDATGGDEGGTDPADRSSTSDQPTDSQTRTHSRSSPSARTRDRADDPAALREEIERLRDRVEEFEGNVERRTVEKDSLEGELKRYVRRRVRSGHAHGWGPYLVLLYGTAMSIAAFYFLEGIWAILAMFTVWTSTLGVYFLMVLFGAGLSILGIPGRLRNRIGEWRS is encoded by the coding sequence GTGATTGATCGTAGTTCTGCACTCGAGTACAGTCGTCGCGCCCTCGATATCGCCCGCACCGAACAGCTGACGCTCCTGTCTGCCGGTGTTGCCTTCTATGGCTTCCTTTCGCTCGTTCCGCTCATGTTGCTCGCTCTCGGGATCGCTGCATCGATTGGCGGTGAAACGCTCGCAGCCCGACTCACAGCCGCCGCTGGCGACGTTCTGACACCAACGGCACAGCAACTGCTCGCCGAGACGGTCCTCGATGAGGGTGGCCGTCAAAGCGCCACGATTGTCGGTGCTTTCGGTCTGATCTGGGGCTCGAGTCGCGTCTTCCGCGGGCTCGACCGCGCCTTTTCGAAGGTGTACGGCACCGCAGCGACGAAATCCCTGCTCGATACCGTCTGGGACGCCATGATCGTCTTTCTGGTGATCTCAGGCGGTCTCGCGTTGGTCGGCATTCTCGAGATCGTGCTCCGATTCGTTCCGATTATCGATCTCGGTCCGGTTGGCCCGGTTCTGGTCCTCTTGGGACTCGTCGTTACGTTCCTGCCGCTATACGTTGTGTTTCCGAACGCAAATGTCGGTATTCGCGAGGCGCTTCCGGGAACGGTTCTCGCCGCCGTCGGTTGGTTCGTGTTGAGTCGGGCGTTTACCGTGTACGCCTCGCTCGCATCCGAGCAGGTCATCTACGGCGCGCTCGGGGCTGTCTTTCTCGTGCTCATCTGGCTGTATCTCGGCGCGATCATCCTCGTCTTCGGTGCCGTCTGCAATGCCGTCCTCGCCGACCGTGAATTGGATCGGCAGCTACAAAGTCCCCGCGCTCGACAGGATGAGGTAGAAGCGATGACTGACGACGCTACGGGTGGCGACGAGGGGGGTACGGATCCAGCAGATCGCTCGAGCACCAGCGATCAACCAACCGACTCGCAGACACGCACCCACTCGCGCTCGAGTCCGAGTGCCCGGACCCGTGACCGTGCGGACGATCCGGCAGCACTCCGCGAGGAGATCGAACGCCTGCGCGACCGCGTCGAGGAGTTCGAGGGCAACGTCGAACGTCGAACAGTCGAGAAAGACTCGCTCGAGGGCGAACTCAAACGGTACGTCCGTCGACGCGTTCGCAGCGGCCACGCCCATGGCTGGGGACCGTATCTCGTCTTGCTGTATGGAACGGCCATGAGCATCGCGGCGTTTTATTTCCTCGAGGGGATCTGGGCGATCCTCGCGATGTTTACCGTCTGGACGTCGACGCTCGGTGTCTACTTCCTGATGGTGCTGTTCGGTGCCGGCCTCTCGATTCTCGGCATTCCGGGTCGACTCCGGAACCGTATCGGTGAGTGGCGCTCCTAA
- the glnA gene encoding type I glutamate--ammonia ligase: MTSGNISEAEQAVLDEIEAKDVDFLRLQFTDILGTVKNVAVPARQAEKAFAEGIYFDGSSIEGFVRIQESDMRLVPDPETFAVLPWRNNEDSAAGRMICDVYDTSSGEPFEGDPRRVLKNALDRAEEMGYTVNAAPEPEFFLFEEDEDGRATTKTNDAGGYFDVAPKDLASDVRRDIIYGLEEMGFEIEASHHEVAEGQHEINFEYDDALTTADNVATFRTVVRAIASQHDYHATFMPKPIPKINGSGMHTHISLFEDGENAFHDDDDEFNLSEEAHAFTAGILEHAPAITAVANPTVNSYKRLVPGYEAPVYVAWSDRNRSALIRKPAARVPAASRIEARFPDPSCNPYLALAALIHAGLEGIENDLDCPDPVRENIYEFDEAKRDEYGIDTLPSNLGEAVDALEDDEVIYDALGEHVAPKFVEAKSQEFEEYLIDVSDWELDRYLEKY, translated from the coding sequence ATGACAAGCGGAAACATCAGCGAGGCGGAACAGGCGGTACTCGATGAGATTGAAGCGAAAGACGTTGACTTCCTCCGACTGCAGTTTACCGACATCCTGGGGACGGTCAAGAACGTTGCCGTCCCAGCCCGCCAGGCTGAGAAGGCATTTGCTGAGGGCATCTACTTTGATGGGTCGTCTATCGAAGGGTTCGTTCGCATTCAAGAATCGGACATGCGACTGGTTCCTGACCCAGAAACCTTCGCCGTCCTCCCATGGCGCAACAACGAGGACAGCGCCGCGGGACGAATGATCTGTGACGTCTATGACACCTCGAGTGGCGAACCGTTCGAGGGCGACCCGCGTCGCGTTCTCAAGAACGCACTCGACCGCGCCGAGGAGATGGGCTATACGGTCAACGCCGCGCCGGAGCCCGAGTTCTTCCTGTTCGAAGAAGACGAAGACGGCCGCGCGACGACGAAAACCAACGACGCTGGCGGCTACTTCGACGTTGCACCGAAAGACCTCGCCAGCGACGTTCGCCGCGACATCATCTACGGACTCGAGGAGATGGGCTTCGAAATCGAGGCCAGCCACCACGAAGTTGCTGAAGGCCAACACGAGATCAACTTCGAGTACGACGACGCGCTGACGACGGCTGACAACGTCGCGACCTTCCGCACTGTCGTCCGCGCCATCGCCTCCCAGCACGACTACCACGCGACCTTCATGCCGAAGCCAATCCCGAAGATCAACGGCTCGGGCATGCACACGCACATCTCGCTGTTCGAAGACGGCGAGAACGCGTTCCACGACGACGACGACGAGTTCAACCTGAGCGAAGAGGCACACGCCTTTACCGCCGGTATCTTAGAGCACGCACCGGCAATCACCGCTGTTGCAAACCCGACGGTCAACAGCTACAAGCGCCTCGTCCCCGGCTACGAAGCCCCTGTCTACGTCGCCTGGTCCGACCGCAACCGCTCCGCGCTGATCCGGAAACCGGCCGCCCGCGTCCCGGCCGCCTCGCGTATCGAAGCGCGCTTCCCCGACCCGTCCTGTAATCCGTACCTCGCACTCGCCGCACTCATCCACGCCGGTCTCGAGGGCATCGAGAACGATCTCGACTGTCCCGACCCGGTTCGTGAGAACATCTACGAGTTCGACGAAGCAAAACGCGACGAGTACGGCATCGACACGCTGCCATCGAACCTCGGCGAAGCCGTCGACGCACTCGAAGATGACGAGGTCATCTACGATGCCCTCGGCGAGCACGTCGCACCGAAGTTCGTCGAAGCCAAGAGCCAAGAGTTCGAGGAGTACCTCATCGACGTCTCCGACTGGGAACTCGACCGGTACCTCGAGAAGTACTAA
- the lrp gene encoding HTH-type transcriptional regulator Lrp has translation MTYENLDAKLVNALLGDGRASLRSLAEDLDVSVTTISNHLSDLEDEGVIEGYTPRLNYDAVGYDVTAVIQLQVEGNALPDVTDTLSDHEQMISVYEVTGDYDVIAIGKFMDTDGMNEQIKSLLTDPDIKASNTSVVLNAVSENKQFELEVDER, from the coding sequence ATGACGTACGAAAATCTCGATGCAAAACTAGTAAACGCGCTTTTGGGCGATGGCCGTGCGAGTCTTCGGAGTCTCGCCGAGGACCTTGATGTCTCCGTGACAACCATTTCGAACCACCTCTCAGATCTCGAGGATGAGGGCGTGATCGAAGGCTACACACCACGTCTCAATTACGACGCTGTCGGCTACGACGTCACTGCCGTGATCCAGTTGCAGGTCGAGGGGAACGCCCTGCCTGACGTCACTGACACACTGAGTGACCACGAACAGATGATCAGCGTCTACGAGGTCACCGGTGACTACGACGTAATCGCCATCGGCAAGTTCATGGACACTGATGGGATGAACGAACAGATCAAGTCCCTGCTCACCGATCCGGATATCAAAGCCTCGAACACGAGTGTCGTTCTCAACGCAGTCAGTGAGAACAAGCAGTTCGAACTCGAGGTCGACGAGCGCTAG